A stretch of Thermus caldifontis DNA encodes these proteins:
- a CDS encoding alpha/beta fold hydrolase — protein MREEIGYIPVGEAELYVEDVGDEHAPAILVLHGGPGGNAYALREGLQDYLEDFRVIYFDQRGSGRSLELPQDPRLFTVDALVEDTLALAEALGIERFHLLAHGFGALVALGLLRRYPEVDGALLLAPWVSFPWLSARLAEAAGLEPLGDPEENLRAALQKAEPKALFDRLMFPTPHGRLEYEWVAEGSGILGPDTPAWAFLRNGLWRLDYTPHLTPSRKPVAVVVGERDGTSYPYAEEVAERLRAPIRVVPEAGHYPWIDQPEAFGEVFRESLEGLLAPWRV, from the coding sequence ATGCGGGAAGAAATCGGCTACATCCCCGTAGGGGAAGCGGAGCTCTACGTGGAGGACGTGGGGGACGAGCATGCCCCCGCCATCCTCGTTCTCCACGGCGGGCCTGGGGGCAACGCCTATGCCCTTAGGGAAGGGCTTCAGGACTACCTGGAGGATTTCCGGGTCATCTACTTTGACCAGCGGGGGTCGGGCCGGAGCCTGGAGCTTCCCCAAGACCCGAGGCTCTTCACCGTGGACGCCTTGGTGGAGGACACCTTAGCCCTGGCCGAGGCCCTAGGGATCGAGCGGTTTCACCTTCTGGCCCACGGCTTCGGGGCCCTGGTGGCCCTGGGGCTCCTTCGCCGCTACCCAGAGGTGGATGGGGCCCTCCTGCTGGCCCCATGGGTGAGCTTCCCCTGGCTTTCCGCAAGGCTGGCGGAGGCGGCGGGCCTGGAGCCTTTGGGGGATCCGGAGGAAAACCTGAGGGCCGCTTTGCAGAAGGCGGAGCCCAAGGCTCTCTTTGACCGCCTCATGTTCCCCACCCCCCATGGCCGCCTGGAGTACGAGTGGGTGGCGGAGGGCTCGGGCATCCTGGGCCCCGACACGCCCGCCTGGGCGTTCCTGAGAAACGGCCTTTGGCGGCTGGACTATACCCCCCACCTTACCCCAAGCCGCAAGCCGGTGGCGGTGGTGGTGGGGGAAAGGGACGGCACCAGCTACCCCTACGCCGAGGAGGTGGCGGAGCGCCTTCGGGCTCCCATCCGCGTGGTCCCGGAGGCCGGGCACTACCCCTGGATCGACCAGCCGGAGGCCTTTGGCGAGGTCTTTCGGGAGAGCCTCGAGGGCCTGCTGGCTCCTTGGAGGGTGTGA
- a CDS encoding fuculose-1-phosphate aldolase, with the protein MLARLYGVFRQVGEDLFHHRLISATAGNFSVRTKEGFLITKSGVQKGRLTPEDLVEVPLEGPFPQGASVESVIHREVYLRTPARAIVHAHPRVAVALSLHLDLLVPLDLEGQYYLKEVPVLAPKTASATLEAAMAVAEALKEHRACLLRGHGAFAIGLKEKPEEALLEAYSLLTTLEESAEILFYHRLWGKG; encoded by the coding sequence ATGTTGGCCCGGCTTTATGGGGTCTTTCGTCAGGTGGGGGAGGACCTCTTCCACCATAGGCTCATCTCCGCCACCGCGGGGAACTTTTCCGTGCGCACCAAGGAGGGCTTTCTCATCACCAAAAGCGGGGTGCAGAAGGGGAGGCTTACCCCGGAGGACCTGGTGGAGGTGCCCCTGGAGGGTCCCTTTCCCCAAGGGGCCAGCGTGGAAAGCGTTATCCACCGGGAGGTCTACCTAAGGACCCCAGCCCGGGCCATCGTCCATGCCCACCCCCGGGTGGCGGTGGCCCTCTCCCTGCACCTGGATCTTCTTGTTCCCCTGGACCTCGAGGGCCAGTACTATCTAAAGGAAGTGCCGGTGCTGGCCCCCAAAACCGCGAGCGCCACCCTCGAGGCGGCCATGGCCGTGGCCGAGGCCCTTAAGGAGCACCGGGCCTGCCTCTTAAGGGGGCACGGGGCCTTTGCCATAGGGCTTAAGGAAAAGCCCGAGGAGGCCCTTTTGGAAGCCTATAGCCTCCTCACCACCTTGGAGGAGAGCGCAGAGATCCTCTTTTACCACCGCCTTTGGGGGAAGGGATGA
- the rpoC gene encoding DNA-directed RNA polymerase subunit beta', protein MKKEVRKVRIALASPEKIRSWSYGEVEKPETINYRTLKPERDGLFDERIFGPTKDYECACGKYKRQRFEGKVCERCGVEVTKSIVRRYRMGHIELATPAAHIWFVKDVPSKIGTLLDLSATELEQVLYFSKYIVLDPKGAVLDGVLVQKRQLLTDEEYRELRYGKQETYPLPQGVDALVKDGEEVVKGQELFPGVVSRMDGVALYRFPRRVRIDYLRKERAGLRLPLSAWVEKEAYRPGEVLAELPEPYLFRAEEEGVVELKGLEEGHLLTLLKDDEPVARYFLPVGLAPLVVQGEVVEKGQPLAEGRGLLRMPRHMSAKEVEAEEEGDTVYLTFFLEWTEPKDYAVAPHMNVVVPEGAHVQAGEKVVAAIDPEEEVIAEAEGVVHLHEPASIVVMKARLYPFEDDVEVTTGDRVAPGDVLADGGKVKSEIYGRVEVDLVRNVVRVVESYDIDARMGAEAIQALLKELDLEKLEAELLEEMKHPSRARRAKARKRLEVVRAFLDSGNRPEWMVLEAVPVLPPDLRPMVQVDGGRFATSDLNDLYRRLINRNNRLKKLLAQGAPEIIIRNEKRMLQEAVDAVIDNGRRGSPVTNPGSERPLRSLTDILSGKQGRFRQNLLGKRVDYSGRSVIVVGPQLKLHQCGLPKRMALELFKPFLLKKMEEKGIAPNVKAARRMLERQRDIKDEVWDALEEVIHGKVVLLNRAPTLHRLGIQAFQPVLVEGQSIQLHPLVCEAFNADFDGDQMAVHVPLSSFAQAEARIQMLSAHNLLSPASGEPLAKPSRDIILGLYYITQVRREKKGAGREFATVEEALAAYQRGEVALNAPIKVAGRETSVGRLKFAFASPDEALLAVAHGLLDLQDVVTVRYLGKRLETSPGRVLFARIVGEAVGDEKVAQELLQMDVPQEKNSLKDLVYQSFLRLGIEKTARLLDALKYYGFTLSTTSGITIGIDDAVIPPEKQRYLEEADRKLRQIEQAYEMGFLTDRERYDQVIQLWTETTEKVTQAVFKNFEENYPFNPLYVMAQSGARGNPQQIRQLCGMRGLMQKPSGETFEVPVRSSFREGLTVLEYFISSHGARKGGADTALRTADSGYLTRKLVDVAHEIVVREADCGTTNFISVPLFQPDEVTRTLRLRKRSDIESGLYGRVLAREVEVLGQRLEEGRYLTLEDVALLIKAAEAGEIKEVPVRSPLTCQTRYGVCQKCYGYDLSMARPVSIGEAVGVVAAESIGEPGTQLTMRTFHTGGVAVGTDITQGLPRVIELFEARRPKAKAVISEIDGVVRIEETEERLSVFVESEGFSKEYKLPKDARLVVKDGDYVEAGQPLTRGAVDPHQLLEAKGPEAVERYLVDEIQKVYRAQGVKLHDKHIEIVVRQMLKYVEVTDPGDSRLLEGQVLEKWDVEALNERLIAEGKTPVAWKPLLMGVTKSALSTKSWLSAASFQNTTHVLTEAAIAGKKDELIGLKENVILGRLIPAGTGSDFVRFTQVVDKRTLKAIEEARKEAVEAKEPALRRPARREQPGKQA, encoded by the coding sequence ATGAAAAAGGAAGTTCGCAAGGTCCGCATCGCCCTGGCCTCTCCGGAAAAGATCCGCTCCTGGAGCTACGGGGAGGTGGAGAAGCCCGAAACCATCAACTACCGCACCCTGAAGCCCGAGAGGGATGGGCTCTTTGACGAGCGCATCTTCGGCCCCACCAAGGACTACGAGTGCGCCTGCGGCAAGTACAAGCGCCAGCGCTTTGAGGGCAAGGTGTGCGAGCGCTGCGGGGTGGAGGTCACCAAGAGCATCGTGCGCCGCTACCGCATGGGGCACATCGAGCTGGCCACCCCGGCGGCCCACATCTGGTTCGTGAAGGACGTGCCCTCCAAGATCGGGACCCTTCTGGACCTCTCCGCCACCGAGCTGGAGCAGGTCCTCTACTTCAGCAAGTACATCGTCTTGGACCCCAAGGGGGCGGTGCTGGATGGGGTGCTGGTGCAGAAGCGGCAGCTCCTCACCGACGAGGAGTACCGGGAGCTCCGCTACGGCAAGCAGGAAACCTACCCCTTGCCCCAAGGGGTGGACGCCCTGGTCAAGGACGGGGAGGAGGTGGTGAAGGGGCAGGAGCTTTTCCCCGGGGTGGTGAGCCGCATGGATGGGGTGGCCCTTTACCGCTTCCCCCGGCGGGTGCGGATCGATTACCTGCGCAAGGAGCGGGCAGGCCTCCGCCTCCCCCTCTCCGCCTGGGTGGAGAAGGAGGCCTATAGGCCAGGGGAGGTCTTGGCCGAGCTGCCCGAGCCCTACCTCTTCCGGGCGGAGGAGGAGGGGGTGGTGGAGCTGAAGGGGCTGGAGGAGGGCCACCTCCTCACCCTGCTCAAGGACGACGAGCCCGTGGCCCGCTACTTCCTCCCCGTGGGGCTTGCCCCCTTGGTGGTCCAGGGGGAGGTGGTGGAAAAGGGCCAGCCCCTGGCGGAAGGGCGGGGGCTTTTGCGGATGCCCCGGCACATGAGCGCCAAGGAGGTGGAGGCGGAGGAGGAGGGGGATACCGTCTACCTCACCTTCTTCCTGGAGTGGACGGAGCCTAAGGACTATGCGGTGGCCCCCCACATGAACGTGGTGGTGCCCGAAGGGGCCCACGTCCAGGCGGGGGAGAAGGTGGTGGCGGCCATTGACCCCGAGGAGGAGGTGATCGCCGAGGCCGAGGGGGTGGTCCACCTGCACGAGCCCGCCAGCATCGTGGTGATGAAGGCCCGCCTCTACCCCTTTGAGGACGACGTGGAGGTGACCACCGGGGACCGGGTGGCCCCGGGGGATGTCCTGGCGGATGGGGGCAAGGTCAAGAGCGAGATCTACGGCCGGGTGGAGGTGGACCTGGTGCGGAACGTGGTGCGGGTGGTGGAGTCCTACGACATCGACGCCCGCATGGGGGCCGAGGCCATCCAGGCCCTTCTGAAGGAGCTGGACCTGGAGAAGCTGGAGGCCGAGCTTTTGGAGGAGATGAAGCACCCCTCCCGGGCCCGGCGGGCCAAGGCCAGGAAGCGCCTCGAGGTGGTCCGGGCCTTCCTGGACTCCGGCAACCGCCCGGAGTGGATGGTCCTGGAGGCGGTCCCCGTGCTACCTCCCGACCTCCGGCCCATGGTGCAGGTGGACGGGGGGCGCTTCGCCACCAGCGACCTCAACGACCTCTACCGCCGCCTCATCAACCGCAACAACCGCCTGAAGAAGCTCCTGGCCCAGGGGGCTCCGGAGATCATCATCCGCAACGAGAAGCGCATGCTCCAGGAAGCGGTGGATGCGGTCATCGACAACGGCCGCCGCGGCTCTCCCGTCACCAACCCGGGCTCCGAACGGCCCCTTAGGAGCCTCACCGACATCCTCTCCGGCAAGCAGGGCCGCTTCCGTCAGAACCTCTTGGGCAAGCGGGTGGACTACTCGGGGCGAAGCGTGATCGTGGTGGGGCCCCAGCTCAAGCTCCACCAGTGCGGCCTGCCCAAGCGCATGGCCCTGGAGCTCTTCAAGCCCTTCCTCCTTAAGAAGATGGAGGAAAAGGGCATCGCCCCCAACGTGAAGGCGGCCCGCCGGATGCTGGAAAGGCAGCGGGACATCAAGGACGAGGTGTGGGATGCCCTGGAGGAGGTAATCCACGGCAAGGTGGTGCTCCTGAACCGGGCCCCCACCCTGCACCGCCTGGGCATCCAGGCCTTCCAGCCGGTCCTGGTGGAGGGGCAGTCCATCCAGCTCCACCCCCTGGTGTGCGAGGCCTTCAACGCCGACTTTGACGGGGACCAGATGGCGGTGCACGTGCCCCTCTCCTCCTTCGCCCAGGCGGAGGCCCGCATCCAGATGCTCTCCGCCCACAACCTCCTCTCCCCGGCTTCCGGGGAGCCCCTGGCCAAGCCCAGCCGGGACATCATCCTGGGGCTTTACTACATCACCCAGGTGCGCCGGGAGAAGAAGGGGGCGGGCCGGGAGTTCGCCACGGTGGAGGAGGCCCTGGCCGCCTACCAGCGGGGGGAGGTGGCCCTAAACGCCCCCATCAAGGTGGCGGGCAGGGAGACCAGCGTGGGCCGCTTGAAGTTCGCCTTCGCAAGCCCCGACGAGGCCCTTTTGGCGGTGGCCCACGGCCTTCTGGACCTGCAGGACGTGGTCACGGTGCGCTACCTGGGCAAGCGGCTGGAGACTAGCCCAGGCCGGGTCCTCTTCGCCCGCATCGTGGGCGAGGCGGTGGGGGACGAGAAGGTGGCCCAGGAGCTTTTGCAGATGGACGTCCCCCAGGAGAAGAACTCCCTCAAGGACCTGGTCTACCAGTCCTTCCTGCGCCTGGGGATTGAGAAGACCGCAAGGCTCTTGGACGCCCTCAAGTACTACGGCTTCACCCTCTCCACCACCAGCGGGATCACCATCGGCATCGACGACGCCGTCATCCCTCCCGAGAAGCAGAGGTACCTGGAGGAGGCGGACAGGAAGCTCCGGCAGATCGAGCAGGCCTACGAGATGGGCTTCCTCACCGACCGGGAGCGCTACGACCAGGTGATCCAGCTCTGGACCGAGACCACGGAAAAGGTCACCCAGGCGGTCTTCAAGAACTTTGAGGAGAACTACCCCTTCAACCCCCTCTACGTGATGGCCCAGTCCGGGGCCCGGGGTAACCCCCAGCAGATCCGCCAGCTTTGCGGCATGCGCGGCCTCATGCAAAAACCCTCGGGGGAGACCTTCGAGGTGCCGGTGCGCTCCTCCTTCCGGGAGGGCCTCACCGTCTTGGAGTACTTCATCTCCAGCCACGGGGCCCGCAAGGGTGGGGCCGACACCGCTCTTAGGACCGCGGACTCCGGGTATTTGACCCGGAAGCTGGTGGACGTGGCCCACGAGATCGTGGTGCGGGAGGCGGACTGCGGCACCACCAACTTCATCTCCGTGCCCCTCTTCCAGCCCGACGAGGTCACCCGCACCCTGCGCCTGAGGAAGCGCTCGGACATCGAGTCCGGCCTCTATGGCCGCGTGCTGGCCCGGGAGGTGGAGGTCCTGGGCCAACGCTTGGAGGAAGGGCGGTACCTGACCCTCGAGGACGTGGCCCTCCTCATCAAGGCGGCGGAGGCAGGGGAGATCAAGGAGGTGCCGGTGCGGAGCCCCCTCACCTGCCAGACCCGCTACGGGGTGTGCCAGAAGTGCTACGGCTACGACCTCTCCATGGCCCGGCCCGTGTCCATCGGCGAGGCGGTGGGGGTGGTGGCGGCGGAGTCCATCGGCGAGCCCGGCACGCAGCTCACCATGCGCACCTTCCACACGGGTGGCGTGGCGGTGGGTACCGACATCACCCAGGGTCTGCCCCGGGTCATCGAGCTCTTTGAGGCCCGCAGGCCCAAGGCCAAGGCGGTCATCTCCGAGATCGACGGGGTGGTGCGCATTGAGGAAACCGAGGAGAGGCTTTCGGTCTTCGTGGAGTCTGAAGGCTTTTCCAAGGAGTACAAGCTCCCCAAGGATGCCCGCTTGGTGGTGAAGGATGGGGATTATGTGGAAGCCGGCCAGCCCCTAACCCGCGGGGCCGTGGACCCCCACCAGCTTTTGGAGGCCAAGGGCCCCGAGGCGGTGGAGCGCTACCTGGTGGACGAGATCCAAAAGGTCTACCGGGCCCAGGGGGTGAAGCTCCACGACAAGCACATCGAGATCGTGGTGCGGCAGATGCTCAAGTACGTGGAGGTCACCGACCCCGGGGATAGCCGCCTTCTGGAGGGCCAGGTCCTGGAGAAGTGGGACGTGGAAGCCCTGAACGAACGGCTCATCGCCGAGGGCAAGACCCCGGTGGCCTGGAAGCCCCTCCTCATGGGGGTGACCAAGAGCGCCCTTTCCACCAAGAGCTGGCTTTCCGCCGCCAGCTTCCAGAACACCACCCACGTGCTCACCGAGGCGGCCATCGCCGGCAAGAAGGACGAGCTCATTGGCCTTAAGGAAAACGTGATCCTGGGCCGCCTGATCCCCGCCGGCACGGGAAGCGACTTCGTCCGCTTCACCCAGGTGGTGGACAAAAGGACCCTCAAGGCCATCGAGGAGGCCAGGAAGGAGGCGGTGGAGGCCAAGGAGCCCGCCCTTCGCCGCCCTGCTCGCCGGGAGCAGCCCGGCAAACAGGCCTAA